A region from the Acanthopagrus latus isolate v.2019 chromosome 8, fAcaLat1.1, whole genome shotgun sequence genome encodes:
- the setd6 gene encoding N-lysine methyltransferase setd6, with protein MATEAKRAKVADDSEPSPLQNFLQWCDRVHLVLSSKVYVSKEGTVAEYGMLAKDNIEEGEVLFTIPRSALLHQGTSKLSALLDKEGSSLESSSGWVPLLLTLLYEYTSSQSHWKPYLSLWTSFKTLDHPMFWSKEERDRLLKGTGIPEAVDRDLLNIQKEYTSVVLPFITKHPDLWNPDTHTLELYIQLVAFVMAYSFQEPQEDEEEEEEEEEDEDKAPSPPMMVPMADMLNHVSNNNANLEFTPDSLKMVCVRPIRKGEEVFNTYGQMANWQLLHMYGFTEPYQSNSNDTADIPIDNFYKVATQGVQSDLERQLVEEKWEMLCEIMQDKAAFVFGKQGCLTDTELHTALKVLCMSKEEFSDFKDNEGWEEDEEDDEMISLAFSNEGLPELKASWKKLIHGAARLTVSSYGDKEMKMEGEAVDTDRALIEDKAALAGLSSRNQNALQVRFGQKCILYRLMELTKS; from the exons ATGGCAACAGAGGCGAAACGAGCCAAG GTAGCTGATGATTCAGAGCCCAGCCCTCTGCAGAACTTCCTGCAGTGGTGCGACAGAGTCCACTTAGTGCTCAGCAGTAAG GTGTATGTGAGTAAGGAGGGAACAGTGGCAGAGTATGGGATGCTGGCAAAGGACAACATAGAGGAGGGGGAGGTTTTATTCACCATCCCCAGATCAGCTCTTCTCCACCAGGGGACATCCAAGCTCTCTGCCCTGCTGGACAAAG AGGGGTCGTCTCTGGAGAGCTCGTCTGGCTGGGTTCCCCTGCTGCTGACTCTTCTGTATGAGTACACATCCTCACAGTCCCACTGGAAACCCTACCTCTCTCTGTGGACCAGCTTTAAGACACTGGACCACCCAATGTTCTG GtctaaagaggagagagacagactgttgAAGGGAACAGGGATCCCAGAGGCTGTGGACAGAGACTTGCTTAACATCCAGAAGGAATACACCAGCGTGGTCCTTCCCTTCATCACCAAGCATCCTGACCTCTGGaaccccgacacacacacactggagctgtaCATACAGCTCGTGGCCTTTGTCATGGCCTACAG TTTCCAGGAGCCacaggaagatgaggaggaggaagaggaggaggaagaggatgaggacaAGGCCCCCAGCCCGCCGATGATGGTTCCAATGGCGGACATGCTTAACCATGTGTCCAATAATAATGCCAACCTGGAGTTCACGCCC GACAGTTTGAAGATGGTCTGCGTGCGCCCCATTCGTAAAGGCGAGGAGGTGTTCAACACCTACGGGCAGATGGCCAACTGGCAGCTGCTACACATGTACGGCTTCACTGAGCCGTATCAGAGCAACAGCAACGACACAGCCGACATCCCCATCGACAACTTCTACAAAGTGGCCACACAAG GTGTTCAGTCTGATTTGGAGCGGCAGTTGGTGGAGGAGAAGTGGGAGATGCTGTGTGAGATCATGCAGGACAAAGCAGCCTTTGTGTTTGGCAAACAGGGCTGCCTTACAGACACAGAGCTCCACACTGCGCTCAAG GTGCTGTGCATGTCAAAGGAAGAGTTCTCAGACTTCAAAGATAACGAAGGAtgggaggaagatgaagaggatgacgaGATGATTTCCCTTGCTTTCTCTAATGAGGGACTCCCTGAGTTGAAGGCTTCATGGAAGAAGCTAATTCACGGAGCAGCTCGTCTGACTGTGAGTTCCTACGGAGACAaggagatgaagatggagggagaggctGTAGACACCGACCGAGCGCTGATAGAGGACAAGGCAGCACTTGCAGGACTGAGCAGCAGaaaccagaatgcactgcaggTGCGCTTTGGACAGAAGTGCATCCTGTACAGACTGATGGAGCTCACCAAGTCATGA
- the bbs2 gene encoding Bardet-Biedl syndrome 2 protein homolog yields the protein MLVPIFTLKLNHKINPRMVTVGKFDGVHPCLTAATQAGKVFIHNPHARGQRPVTHRLSQSTQDSDISLLNINQAVTCLTAGTLGPNTTGDTLLVGSQTNLLAYDVHDNADIFYREVTDGANAIVLGKLGDIPNPLAIIGGNCALQGFDYEGNDHFWTVTGDNVRSLVLCDFTGDGKNELLVGSEDFDIRVFKEDELLSEMTENETVTSLCHMHGSRFGYALANGTVGVYDRTARYWRIKSKNHAMSIHAFDLNADGVVELITGWSNGKIDARSDRTGEVIFKDNFSSSVAGVVEGDYRLDGQQQLICCSVEGEVRGYLPASKDLKGNLMDTSSEQDLIRELSQRRQNLLLELRNYEENAKGVSETNSGVGVIPANTQLQTALSVRPATEAQKAHVELSISTPNETIIRAVLIFAEGIFEGESHVVHPSAQNLSGCVRVPIVPPKDIPVDLHIKAFVGGKISTQFHVFEITRQLPRFSMYDVAVDSSVAPPSGRVTFSINDRPQRVVMWLNQNFLIPEGVDSPDVTFTSLRGGGLLSISMASNGQITLRTDDIDLAGDLVQSLASFLAIEDLSAEADFPGYFEELRTTLTEVDEFHSVHQKLTAAMADHSNYIRNMLVQAEDARLMGDMITMKKRYRELYDLNRDLINEYKIRSNNHNALLACLKSVNQAIQRAGRLRVGKPKNQVISACRDAIKSNNINALFRVMRAGTASS from the exons ATGTTGGTCCCCATATTCACTCTGAAGCTGAACCACAAGATTAACCCTCGCATGGTGACTGTTGGGAAATTTGATGGAGTCCACCCATGCCTTACTGCAGCCACACAGGCTGGAAAG GTTTTTATCCATAACCCTCATGCTCGTGGTCAGAGACCTGTGACCCACCGACTGAGCCAGAGCACCCAGGACTCCGACATCTCTCTGCTCAACATCAACCAGGCCGTCACCTGTCTGACGGCAGGAACACTAGGACCAAACACCACTGGAGACACACTGTTGGTTGGATCCCAGACCAACCTGCTTGCCTATGATGTCCATGACAATGCTGATATATTCTACAGAGAG gtgacaGATGGGGCAAATGCTATTGTGTTGGGTAAACTTGGGGACATCCCGAATCCTCTCGCCATCATTGGAGGGAACTGTGCTTTACAAGGCTTTGACTATGAGGGAAACGACCACTTCTGGACA GTAACTGGAGATAATGTCAGATCTCTGGTGCTCTGTGACTTCACTGGGGATGGAAAAAATGAG ctcCTGGTTGGATCTGAGGACTTTGACATCAGGGTATTCAAAGAGGATGAGCTTCTGTCTGAGATGACTGAAAATGAG ACAGTTACATCACTGTGCCATATGCATGGCAGCAGGTTTGGCTATGCCCTGGCCAATGGCACTGTGGGAGTTTATGATCGTACTGCCCGTTACTGGAGGATTAAG tcTAAGAATCATGCGATGAGCATCCATGCCTTTGACCTGAATGCTGATGGGGTTGTGGAGCTTATCACCGGCTGGTCCAATGGAAAG attgATGCTCGTAGCGACCGCACAGGCGAGGTCATTTTCAAAGATAACTTCTCCTCTTCTGTAGCCGGAGTGGTGGAGGGAGACTACAGGTTGGATGGACAGCAACAACTTATCTGCTGCTCTGTAGAGGGAGAGG TCCGTGGTTACCTGCCAGCCAGTAAGGACCTCAAAGGGAATCTCATGGACACCAGTTCTGAACAGGACCTCATTAGAGAGCTCAGTCAGCGCAGACAGAACCTGCTGCTGGAGCTACGCAACTATGAAGAGAATGCCAAG GGTGTGTCAGAGACAAACAGTGGGGTAGGTGTCATACCAGCTAACACTCAACTCCAGACGGCATTGTCAGTGAGGCCTGCTACAGAGGCCCAGAAGGCTCATGTAGAGCTCAGCATTTCAACACCAAATG AAACCATTATCCGTGCAGTGCTCATCTTCGCAGAGGGGATATTTGAGGGGGAGAGCCACGTTGTCCACCCCAGTGCCCAGAACTTGTCTGGCTGTGTCCGAGTCCCCATTGTCCCCCCAAAAGATATACCAGTAGATCTGCACATCAAAGCCTTTGTTGGAGGGAAAATTAG CACCCAGTTTCATGTGTTTGAAATCACTCGCCAGCTGCCTCGTTTCTCCATGTATGACGTTGCAGTTGACTCCTCAGTTGCTCCACCCTCTGGAAGGGTCACCTTTAGCATCAACGACCGACCACAGCGG gTGGTGATGTGGCTGAATCAGAACTTCCTGATTCCAGAGGGAGTCGACAGTCCTGAtgttacttttacttcactaaGAGGAGGGGGACTGTTGTCCATCAGCATGGCCAGCAATggacag ATCACTCTGAGAACTGATGACATTGACCTGGCAGGAGATTTGGTCCAGTCACTGGCCTCCTTCCTGGCAATAGAGGACTTGTCAGCAGAAGCAGACTTCCCCGGATACTTTGAGGAGCTACGTACTACACTCACTGAG GTGGATGAGTTCCACTCTGTCCATCAGAAGTTAACTGCAGCTATGGCTGACCACTCCAACTACATTAGGAACATGCTGGTGCAAGCAGAGGACGCCCGCCTAATGGGTGACAT GATCACCATGAAGAAGCGTTACAGAGAGCTGTATGATCTGAACAGGGATCTGATCAATGAGTATAAAATCCGCTCTAACAACCACAATGCACTTCTTGCCTGCCTCAAGTCTGTCAACCAGGCCATACAGCGGGCTGGTAGACTCCGAG tgGGTAAGCCCAAGAACCAAGTGATCTCTGCCTGTCGAGACGCCATCAAGAGCAACAACATCAACGCGCTCTTCAGGGTCATGAGAGCGGGCACTGCATCCTCCTGA